One Aegilops tauschii subsp. strangulata cultivar AL8/78 chromosome 7, Aet v6.0, whole genome shotgun sequence genomic window carries:
- the LOC109781453 gene encoding uncharacterized protein: MYAVRMRLVPVLSALAMVSLGFVLGFSFPASMTPNLQCGVLPWSGSTNSSSSESFLGRLWAPLLRNSSSTSNATSGIVNVARRPEGAGRLPPGIVVSESDLHLRRLWGSPTQDAPVRKYLLTMAVGHKERANVNATVHKFSDKFDVVLFHYDGHTTEWDDDFHWSKEAVHVSARKQTKWWFAKRFLHPSVVAPYAYVFLWDEDLGVENFNAEAYIDIVKKHGLEISQPGLDSTKGKSAYKVSVKRNSGEMHKTDAGGKWCPDVHKRPCSGFVEVMAPVFSRDAWRCVWHMIQNDLVHGWGLDYNFWRCVDDPEEQFGIVDAQYVVHHGVPTLKDQGNGEKQGSRAKIKDRQYEEWHAFDSRLDNADKELANSTARSSSQP, encoded by the exons ATGTATGCAGTGAGGATGAGATTAGTCCCGGTTCTGTCGGCGTTAGCCATGGTGTCGTTGGGCTTCGTCCTCGGCTTCTCTTTCCCGGCATCGATGACGCCCAAT CTTCAGTGTGGCGTACTGCCTTGGAGCGGCAGCACCAACTCCAGCTCCAGTGAGAGCTTCCTCGGGAGACTCTGGGCACCATTACTCAGGAACAGCAGTAGCACCTCAAATGCCACCTCAGGG ATTGTTAATGTTGCAAGGAGACCAGAAGGCGCAGGGAGGTTACCGCCGGGCATCGTGGTTTCGGAGTCCGACCTTCACCTGCGCCGGCTGTGGGGATCCCCGACTCAG GACGCGCCGGTTCGGAAGTACCTCCTCACAATGGCGGTAGGGCACAAGGAGAGGGCCAATGTCAATGCAACCGTTCACAAG TTCTCGGACAAGTTCGACGTGGTGCTGTTCCACTACGACGGCCACACGACGGAGTGGGACGACGACTTCCACTGGTCCAAGGAGGCCGTCCACGTCAGCGCCAGGAAGCAGACCAAATG GTGGTTCGCCAAGAGGTTCCTCCACCCGAGCGTCGTGGCGCCGTACGCCTACGTGTTCCTGTGGGACGAGGACCTCGGCGTCGAGAACTTCAACGCCGAAGC GTACATTGACATCGTGAAGAAGCACGGGCTGGAGATCTCGCAGCCGGGGCTGGACTCGACCAAGGGGAAGTCGGCGTACAAGGTCTCCGTCAAGAGAAACTCCGGCGAGATGCACAA GACGGATGCAGGGGGGAAGTGGTGCCCCGACGTACACAAGCGGCCGTGCAGCGG GTTCGTGGAGGTGATGGCGCCGGTCTTCTCCAGGGATGCTTGGAGATGCGTGTGGCATATGATCCAG AATGATCTGGTTCATGGATGGGGTCTCGACTACAACTTCTGGAGATGTGTCGAT GACCCTGAAGAGCAATTTGGCATCGTGGATGCACAATATGTTGTCCATCATGGAGTCCCCACACTCAAAGATCAG GGTAACGGAGAAAAGCAAGGAAGCAGGGCTAAG ATTAAAGACCGGCAATACGAGGAGTGGCACGCCTTTGACTCAAGACTTGACAATGCCGACAAGGAGCTGGCCAACTCTACTGCTAGATCATCATCCCAACCCTAA
- the LOC109781472 gene encoding uncharacterized protein yields MTQEASTWTQSELVVQFTYTVTLFHYHGHTMEWDEEFQWSKEAVHFSARKQTKWWFAKRFLHPSIMAPYDYVFLWDEDLGVDNFTAEAYIDIVKKHGLEISQPGLDATKGHKAYDVSVKRNSGDMHKTAGGKQCPDVHQRPCSGFMEVMAPVFSRDAWRCVWHMIQNDLVHGWGLDFNFWRCVDVRSYLIIDAHSIFMDSLKNA; encoded by the exons ATGACTCAAGAGGCCTCCACGTGGACACAAAGTGAG CTAGTAGTGCAATTCACATATACTGTAACACTGTTCCACTACCATGGCCACACGATGGAGTGGGACGAGGAGTTCCAGTGGTCCAAGGAGGCCGTCCACTTCAGCGCCAGGAAGCAGACCAAATG GTGGTTCGCCAAGAGGTTCCTTCACCCGAGCATCATGGCGCCGTATGACTATGTGTTCCTGTGGGACGAGGACCTCGGCGTCGACAACTTCACCGCCGAAGC GTACATTGACATCGTGAAGAAGCACGGGCTGGAGATCTCGCAGCCGGGGCTGGACGCCACCAAGGGGCACAAGGCGTACGACGTCTCCGTCAAGAGAAACTCCGGCGACATGCacaa GACTGCAGGGGGGAAGCAGTGCCCCGATGTGCACCAGCGGCCGTGCAGCGG GTTCATGGAGGTGATGGCGCCAGTCTTCTCCAGGGATGCTTGGAGGTGCGTGTGGCATATGATCCAG aaTGATCTGGTTCATGGATGGGGTCTTGACTTCAACTTCTGGAGATGTGTCGATGTACGTAGTTACTTGATCATAGATGCACACAGCATTTTCATGGATTCACTGAAGAACGCTTAA